One Spirochaetota bacterium genomic window carries:
- the cobS gene encoding adenosylcobinamide-GDP ribazoletransferase gives MIKDYVNGFVLNLQFLTRIPVPVKIEYSDRAFAAGSVFAPAIGLLIGLVSVCVYLLFGFMDKRPLALLLAMAAEITVTGGLHLDGLADTFDGIFSYRDRSRVLEIMKDSRLGTGGAIGLVLALMLKYVMLASLPDRYIVPCLAAMPVLSRMTIAWSAGLSPYARKDDKTMAAGLVRNTGLIEIIISTTLAVVIGVLLLKLAIVPLALIVIAFTLILVLYMKFRIGGVTGDVIGAVIELSELMFLFSVIILDKLYSLQHMKLL, from the coding sequence ATGATTAAGGATTATGTGAACGGTTTTGTTCTTAACCTGCAGTTCCTGACCCGGATACCGGTGCCGGTGAAGATCGAATATTCCGATCGGGCCTTTGCCGCCGGCTCGGTTTTCGCTCCCGCGATAGGCCTTCTTATCGGCCTGGTATCGGTCTGCGTCTATCTCCTTTTCGGGTTCATGGACAAGCGGCCGCTGGCCCTGCTTCTCGCCATGGCGGCGGAAATTACCGTAACCGGCGGCCTTCACCTTGACGGCCTTGCCGATACCTTCGATGGCATTTTCAGCTACCGCGACAGGAGCCGGGTGCTGGAAATCATGAAGGATTCCCGACTGGGCACCGGCGGCGCCATCGGCCTGGTCCTGGCGCTGATGCTGAAATATGTCATGCTGGCATCGCTCCCGGATCGATACATCGTACCATGCCTTGCGGCCATGCCTGTCCTGTCGCGGATGACCATCGCGTGGAGCGCCGGCCTCTCACCGTACGCGCGCAAGGATGATAAAACCATGGCCGCGGGCTTGGTTCGGAACACCGGTCTCATCGAGATCATAATTTCAACGACCCTGGCCGTTGTCATCGGGGTCCTGCTGCTGAAGCTGGCCATTGTGCCCCTGGCGCTGATAGTCATAGCTTTCACGTTGATACTGGTCCTGTATATGAAGTTCCGGATCGGCGGCGTCACCGGCGATGTTATCGGCGCCGTCATCGAGCTTTCTGAATTGATGTTTCTTTTTTCGGTAATCATCCTGGATAAATTATATTCCCTCCAGCATATGAAATTATTGTAA
- a CDS encoding 3-oxoacyl-ACP reductase FabG, which yields MQGQNGSRILNGKIALVTGASRGLGREISLCLGRAGATVVVTDLLIEDHNNDPDKLAEYSPLAGHFARTNAVKTKQTAREICEMYGHAIAMKLDVTATDNIQSVVEKAEREYGGIDIFVSNAAVMDNFGKLEDQTIEKWERDLRVNLTGAFNCTKAVWPAMKEKGWGRIIYISSIAGLMGAWLQPSYGATKAGLIGLAKSLAIEGGKFGITVNAVCPGFIETEAVKLQPPETTERIKKGTPLNRLGQPEEIGQMVVFLASEASSFITGAALPVTGGLDLLKF from the coding sequence ATGCAAGGACAAAATGGATCGAGAATCCTTAATGGCAAAATAGCCCTTGTCACCGGCGCTTCAAGAGGCCTTGGCCGCGAAATATCACTTTGCCTGGGCAGGGCCGGCGCAACCGTGGTCGTAACGGACCTGCTGATCGAGGATCATAATAATGATCCGGATAAACTTGCCGAGTACAGCCCCCTCGCGGGTCATTTTGCCAGGACCAACGCCGTCAAAACAAAGCAGACTGCTCGTGAAATCTGCGAAATGTATGGCCATGCGATTGCCATGAAACTTGATGTTACTGCTACGGACAATATACAAAGTGTTGTCGAAAAAGCGGAACGGGAATACGGAGGGATAGACATCTTTGTGAGCAACGCGGCGGTGATGGACAATTTTGGAAAGCTTGAAGACCAGACGATCGAGAAATGGGAGCGGGACCTGCGCGTCAACCTCACCGGAGCCTTTAACTGCACCAAAGCGGTATGGCCCGCGATGAAGGAAAAAGGCTGGGGCAGGATCATATATATTTCTTCAATAGCCGGCCTCATGGGCGCCTGGCTCCAGCCATCCTACGGTGCCACCAAGGCGGGCCTTATCGGTCTGGCTAAATCGCTGGCCATCGAGGGCGGCAAATTCGGCATTACGGTCAACGCCGTCTGTCCCGGCTTTATCGAGACTGAAGCCGTTAAACTGCAGCCTCCTGAAACAACTGAAAGAATCAAAAAAGGAACGCCGTTGAACCGTCTCGGGCAGCCGGAAGAGATAGGGCAGATGGTTGTTTTTCTCGCCTCAGAGGCTTCATCATTCATTACCGGGGCGGCACTGCCGGTCACGGGCGGACTGGATCTGTTGAAGTTTTGA
- the cobU gene encoding bifunctional adenosylcobinamide kinase/adenosylcobinamide-phosphate guanylyltransferase — protein MGRIIFITGGARSGKSSFAESLLAGKDNVLYVATGIGFDDEMKDRIARHRSRRNPAWKTVECYRDLVRTLGKELPARDHILLDCVTIMVSNFMVLDAGVDWDRAGIEAADAIEDVIRKEITAFLEMAKGLRGDALLVSNEVGLGLVPPAPLGRYYRDIAGKMNQMIARFADEAYFLVSGIPMKIK, from the coding sequence ATGGGAAGAATCATATTCATAACCGGGGGCGCCCGCAGCGGCAAGAGCAGCTTTGCCGAGTCCCTGCTGGCCGGAAAGGACAATGTCCTGTATGTCGCCACGGGCATCGGCTTTGACGACGAAATGAAGGACCGCATCGCCCGTCACCGGTCCCGGCGCAATCCGGCGTGGAAGACCGTGGAATGCTACCGCGACCTGGTCCGGACCCTGGGCAAGGAACTGCCGGCCCGGGACCATATCCTTCTTGACTGCGTCACCATCATGGTGTCCAATTTCATGGTCCTCGACGCCGGCGTGGATTGGGACAGAGCCGGCATTGAAGCGGCGGACGCCATCGAGGATGTTATTCGAAAGGAAATAACGGCATTTCTCGAAATGGCGAAGGGCTTACGGGGAGATGCCCTCTTGGTATCCAACGAAGTAGGCCTGGGTCTGGTGCCGCCGGCACCGCTGGGCAGATATTACCGCGATATCGCGGGCAAGATGAACCAGATGATAGCCAGGTTCGCCGACGAGGCGTATTTCCTGGTGTCAGGCATTCCGATGAAGATAAAATAA
- a CDS encoding 3-oxoacid CoA-transferase has product MADYNPMELMICIAARNLEDGATVVVGTGAPCAAAMVAQKTHSPNLTIMFEAGGVAPILPAMPISVGDSRTFHKAILASSMPDVMETCQRGMVDYTFLGGAQIDMYGNINSTMIGDNHSKPKVRFPGSGGANDLASLCWRTMMMTPQDNKRFTGKLDFITSPGYLTGGTSRYDAGLPRGTGPYRIITNMAIMGFDDETRRMKVLSVNPGYGRKDIRDNCGFELLWAETIADTEPPQDEELRILREEVDPNRYIIGR; this is encoded by the coding sequence ATGGCAGATTACAATCCGATGGAACTCATGATATGCATTGCGGCCCGGAACCTTGAAGACGGCGCGACCGTCGTTGTGGGCACCGGCGCTCCCTGCGCGGCGGCCATGGTGGCGCAGAAGACCCATTCCCCGAACCTTACCATTATGTTTGAGGCCGGCGGCGTGGCGCCGATACTACCGGCGATGCCGATATCGGTGGGCGACTCCCGGACATTTCATAAGGCTATCCTGGCCAGCTCCATGCCTGACGTCATGGAGACATGCCAGCGGGGAATGGTGGACTATACCTTCCTGGGCGGAGCGCAAATCGACATGTACGGAAATATCAATTCCACCATGATCGGGGATAACCACTCGAAGCCGAAGGTGCGTTTTCCGGGGTCCGGGGGCGCCAATGACCTGGCATCCCTCTGCTGGCGTACCATGATGATGACGCCGCAGGACAACAAGCGTTTTACCGGGAAGCTGGATTTCATTACTTCGCCGGGATACCTCACCGGCGGCACATCCCGATACGATGCCGGCCTTCCCCGGGGGACCGGTCCCTACAGGATCATCACCAACATGGCAATCATGGGTTTCGATGATGAGACCAGGCGAATGAAGGTTTTGTCCGTTAACCCGGGGTATGGCAGGAAAGATATCCGGGATAATTGCGGATTCGAGCTCCTCTGGGCGGAGACGATTGCCGATACGGAACCGCCGCAAGATGAAGAGCTGCGGATTTTGAGGGAAGAGGTGGATCCGAATCGTTATATCATTGGTAGATGA
- a CDS encoding SDR family oxidoreductase gives MTTARKWVLVTGAASGIGKAITEHLSGNGWGVYATDVDEKGLSQFGKNDNVRTIKIDTTNDADVIMAVAFIQKQQTGLYALINNAGVFFPGPLMDFPQVRFEQQFGINLFGTQRMTRHFFPLLLESKGRIINISSAAGFLAMQFSGPYAASKHAIEGWSDSLRRELIPHGVKVIVIEPGLIKTPLWQKDTDERIKQFEGSVFYDANKKKIEHEIIAAKEKGIGPEEVAVKVFEAITSEKPRTRYLVTENQLQYRFIQLLKLFSDSALDSIIMKKM, from the coding sequence ATGACAACTGCAAGAAAATGGGTCCTCGTGACCGGGGCGGCTTCAGGAATCGGCAAAGCGATCACTGAACATCTTTCCGGGAACGGGTGGGGCGTTTACGCGACGGATGTCGATGAAAAGGGATTGTCGCAATTCGGGAAAAACGATAATGTTAGAACGATTAAAATCGATACTACCAATGACGCTGATGTTATTATGGCGGTTGCGTTCATACAAAAACAGCAAACCGGCTTGTATGCGCTCATTAACAATGCAGGCGTTTTCTTTCCCGGACCCCTGATGGATTTCCCCCAGGTGCGATTTGAACAGCAATTCGGGATAAACTTGTTCGGGACACAGAGGATGACACGGCACTTTTTTCCCTTATTGCTGGAGTCAAAAGGAAGAATTATCAATATCTCAAGCGCGGCCGGCTTCCTGGCTATGCAGTTTTCAGGACCTTACGCGGCGAGCAAGCATGCCATTGAAGGGTGGTCCGATTCCCTGCGCAGGGAGTTGATACCCCATGGGGTGAAGGTAATTGTTATTGAACCGGGATTGATAAAAACACCCCTCTGGCAGAAAGACACCGATGAAAGAATCAAACAGTTCGAGGGATCGGTCTTCTATGATGCGAACAAGAAAAAGATCGAGCACGAGATCATTGCAGCGAAAGAGAAGGGGATAGGGCCTGAAGAGGTGGCGGTAAAAGTATTTGAAGCGATCACCTCTGAAAAACCCAGGACCCGGTATCTTGTTACTGAAAATCAGCTGCAATACAGGTTTATTCAACTGCTTAAACTATTCTCCGATTCAGCGCTGGATAGTATCATCATGAAAAAAATGTAG
- the cobT gene encoding nicotinate-nucleotide--dimethylbenzimidazole phosphoribosyltransferase has protein sequence MSLLESTLKKISPPDIDAMRMARERLDSLLKPPGSLGCLEDIAIKLAGITGTVGAPIGKKTILVMAGDNGITEEKVSSFPREISTLVAETMVKGISGVSVLARHAGADLKVVDLGLEGDVKDSRVINRKIRRMTSNMARGAAMGHDEALRAIETGIEIANAAVDEGADILGTGEIGIGNTTTASAVLYAFGAGGLDEIVGRGAGLTDEGLSRKKEIIRRAVELNRPDPADPVDVLSKVGGFDMAGLCGCYLAAAARRRPIVIDGFIAGAAAVAAVKMHPGARDFMITSHASAEPGVAAISRILELPPMLALDMRLGEGTGAALAFHVIEAAVKIINEMGTFKDIGM, from the coding sequence ATGTCATTACTAGAATCGACCCTTAAAAAGATCAGTCCCCCTGACATCGACGCGATGCGGATGGCCAGGGAGCGCCTTGACAGCCTGCTCAAGCCTCCCGGGAGCCTGGGCTGTCTTGAGGATATCGCAATAAAGCTCGCCGGAATCACCGGGACCGTCGGTGCTCCCATAGGAAAAAAGACCATACTGGTCATGGCCGGAGATAACGGCATAACCGAGGAGAAGGTCAGCTCCTTCCCGAGGGAGATCAGCACCCTCGTGGCGGAAACCATGGTAAAGGGGATTTCCGGCGTGTCAGTTCTTGCCCGCCACGCCGGCGCGGACCTGAAGGTCGTCGACCTCGGCCTGGAAGGCGATGTTAAGGACAGCCGCGTTATAAACAGGAAGATCCGCAGGATGACGTCGAACATGGCCAGGGGAGCGGCCATGGGCCATGACGAGGCACTGCGCGCCATCGAGACCGGCATCGAGATCGCGAACGCCGCCGTGGACGAAGGGGCGGACATACTGGGCACCGGCGAGATCGGCATCGGCAACACCACCACGGCCAGCGCGGTGCTCTACGCCTTCGGCGCCGGGGGCCTTGACGAGATCGTGGGCCGCGGCGCCGGCCTTACCGACGAGGGCCTCAGCCGAAAAAAGGAGATTATCCGCAGGGCCGTGGAGCTGAACCGGCCCGATCCGGCCGACCCGGTTGACGTGCTCTCCAAGGTGGGCGGTTTCGATATGGCGGGCCTTTGCGGGTGTTATCTCGCCGCCGCGGCCCGCCGCAGGCCCATCGTCATCGACGGCTTCATCGCCGGTGCGGCGGCAGTGGCCGCGGTGAAGATGCATCCCGGCGCCCGTGACTTCATGATCACCTCCCACGCCAGTGCGGAGCCGGGCGTGGCCGCCATCAGCCGTATCCTTGAGCTGCCGCCCATGCTGGCCCTGGACATGCGACTGGGCGAGGGGACCGGGGCGGCCCTGGCCTTCCATGTCATCGAGGCGGCGGTGAAGATCATCAACGAAATGGGCACCTTCAAAGACATCGGCATGTGA
- a CDS encoding PAS domain S-box protein: MEERKRIIYIILIMSALVLCGSIFSNILLYKTSIEETRIHLADAAKLLAHLLEPRPYPGRDGGAEAWPAGQVIPSTEGIVDAIRNYERHKRKMELTIAFLDKDKIRFIAALRHYGRAEHPKTIGIYSGLAEPMRRALEGKSGTMTGKDYHGRTVLAAYEHITGRNMGVVAKIDMAEFRAPYIRSGIIIVAVSLLIILAGVIAIGRISNPIMNNLENQVEALAASNEELDAVNEELQASMEEMERTNNDLYRSQFELAMSEARFRTLIENSSVGVIAADLENRRFVFANPSACAMFGYECEEMLARGVDDIHPAEDLERIHGEFSALMEKKYQISRELPCRRKDGSVFYADIAAMPIIIDDLKCLLGQFIDVTERKRGEEALRESEERFSKIFHLSPMSIALSGAHDGRYIDVNDEFLALTGYAREEVIGRSSDDLGLWIESGQERRIHEEINRGATVHDCQIEIRNKGGAILTVLYSAVPVTIRGMPCIIKSAIDITDRRRAEEALRESEERYRRITESITDYIFTVAIEGGRPVGTVHGSACLAVTGYTARELNDDPYLWINMVHADDRQAVREQVEDLLKENRPWPIEHRIYRKDGAVRWVRNTPVPYHDAAGRLYAYDGIIVDITERREAVEALRESEEKFAKAFMNAPVLMSITSVEDGTIIDVNSQFVEQSGFTREELIGRKTLDTGYVRLEDREHYTEIVRKYGIASGVDLTVYPREGGPRQVIFCGDHITIGGKKRLLSIAVDITDWKKAEKDLRDSEDKYRRLFTEISSGFALHEMILDDRGNPVDYRFIEVNPAFENLTGLRDVIGKTVREVIPGIDSFWIESYGRVVRSGTAEVFENYVEQLDRWYETRAYPRGGNMFVAIFNDITDRKRAEKALLEKTEELNRYFNVNLDLLCIANTEGYFLRINPEWENALGYRLEDLEGRRFLDFVHPDDLAGTLAATADLSRKKDVLNFINRYRRIDGTYRWIEWRSASPDGIHIYAAARDITEQYRVSGELRREKETAQKYLDIAGVMFVAIDDDQRVSLINRKGCEILGYSYEEIMGKKWFDTFVHERIREEMKDVFNRLIKGDISPVEYYENSVVTASGEERLIAWHNTVIKDASGAITGTLSSGEDITEKKKSEDDLHGQLAINMALAGISGSIISRSYSISETAYMVLEYARLLSDSDHGFVSEIDPDTGDGIGIALTGMFGPPPINGVQRPVLVKRGADGRYPGLIGHSLNTRREFFTNDPGSHPASGEDAGGIPRFSRLLSVPVVYGGDLVGQIALADSARDYTEDDLKMARRLGSIYAMAVVRLRNDAMLLKSLEEKTVLIKELHHRVKNNMQVVSSLISLQARKIDDDRYRGIFMESSNRIQAMAMVHEKIYHSDDLARVDFSRYVREIAERLLYSFSLERQQVALEFDVRDVYLGIDQAIPCGIILNELITNSFKHAFPKGRRGTLSISFVAEGDGRHRLVVQDDGPGIPDDLISSAEKSLGMQIVTALTRQLNGTIAAGNAGGARIEIVF; this comes from the coding sequence ATGGAAGAGCGCAAACGAATCATCTATATCATCCTGATCATGTCCGCCCTTGTGTTGTGCGGCAGCATCTTTTCCAATATCCTCCTGTATAAAACATCCATTGAAGAAACAAGGATCCACCTTGCGGATGCCGCCAAGCTTCTGGCCCATCTTCTTGAGCCAAGGCCGTATCCGGGGCGTGATGGGGGCGCTGAAGCGTGGCCGGCCGGCCAGGTCATTCCTTCCACGGAAGGAATCGTGGACGCCATCCGGAACTATGAGCGCCATAAAAGAAAAATGGAGCTCACTATCGCGTTTCTGGATAAGGATAAGATCCGCTTTATTGCGGCGCTCAGGCATTATGGCCGTGCCGAGCATCCAAAAACAATAGGAATATATTCCGGCCTGGCGGAGCCGATGCGCCGGGCCCTGGAGGGGAAGTCCGGAACCATGACGGGAAAGGATTACCATGGCAGGACCGTGCTGGCAGCCTATGAGCATATAACAGGGCGGAACATGGGGGTGGTGGCAAAGATCGACATGGCCGAATTCCGCGCCCCCTACATCAGGAGCGGCATCATCATAGTCGCCGTTTCCCTGCTGATAATCCTTGCCGGCGTCATTGCCATCGGACGGATCAGCAATCCCATTATGAACAACCTGGAGAATCAGGTGGAGGCTCTTGCGGCCTCAAATGAAGAGCTCGACGCCGTGAACGAGGAGCTCCAGGCCTCCATGGAGGAAATGGAGAGAACGAACAATGACCTGTACCGGTCCCAGTTCGAGCTGGCCATGAGCGAAGCCAGGTTCAGGACCCTTATTGAGAATTCGTCCGTTGGTGTTATCGCCGCCGATCTTGAAAACCGGCGCTTCGTCTTCGCCAATCCGTCCGCCTGCGCCATGTTCGGATACGAATGCGAAGAAATGCTTGCCCGGGGTGTTGATGACATCCACCCGGCCGAAGATCTGGAAAGAATCCATGGCGAGTTCAGCGCCCTTATGGAAAAAAAATACCAGATCTCAAGGGAATTGCCCTGCCGCAGGAAGGACGGCTCTGTCTTCTATGCCGATATAGCCGCGATGCCGATCATCATCGACGACCTCAAATGCCTCCTGGGTCAATTCATCGACGTCACCGAGCGCAAGCGCGGTGAAGAGGCTCTCCGGGAGAGCGAGGAACGGTTTTCCAAGATCTTTCATCTTTCGCCCATGTCGATCGCGTTGTCCGGGGCCCATGACGGCAGGTATATCGATGTAAATGATGAGTTTCTTGCCCTGACGGGATATGCCCGGGAGGAGGTGATAGGACGCTCCTCCGATGACCTCGGCCTGTGGATTGAATCCGGGCAGGAGCGCAGGATCCACGAAGAGATCAACCGCGGGGCCACGGTGCATGATTGCCAGATCGAGATCCGCAATAAGGGCGGCGCTATCCTCACGGTTCTCTATTCCGCCGTGCCCGTTACCATCCGCGGTATGCCGTGCATTATCAAATCAGCCATTGACATAACGGACCGCAGGCGTGCCGAGGAAGCCTTGCGGGAGAGCGAGGAGCGATATAGGCGCATAACGGAATCCATAACGGATTATATTTTCACGGTAGCCATCGAGGGAGGCAGGCCGGTCGGGACTGTCCACGGGAGCGCCTGTCTGGCCGTGACAGGCTACACCGCCCGCGAGCTCAACGATGATCCCTATCTATGGATCAACATGGTCCATGCCGATGACCGTCAGGCCGTGCGGGAACAGGTTGAGGATCTGTTGAAGGAGAACCGCCCGTGGCCCATTGAACATCGAATTTACCGGAAGGACGGCGCCGTCCGTTGGGTGAGGAACACCCCGGTGCCCTATCATGACGCCGCCGGCAGGCTCTATGCCTATGACGGAATTATCGTGGATATCACGGAACGCAGGGAAGCCGTGGAGGCCCTGCGGGAGAGCGAGGAAAAGTTCGCCAAGGCCTTCATGAACGCCCCCGTTCTGATGAGCATAACCAGCGTCGAGGACGGCACCATCATCGATGTGAACAGCCAGTTTGTTGAACAGTCGGGTTTCACCCGTGAGGAGCTGATAGGGAGAAAAACCCTGGACACGGGGTATGTGCGTCTCGAGGACCGGGAGCATTACACGGAAATCGTCAGAAAATACGGCATAGCCAGCGGTGTGGACCTTACGGTCTATCCCAGGGAGGGAGGCCCCCGGCAGGTCATCTTTTGCGGCGATCATATCACTATCGGCGGTAAAAAGCGGCTCCTTTCGATCGCCGTGGACATTACCGACTGGAAAAAAGCCGAGAAGGACCTTCGGGATAGCGAGGATAAGTACCGCCGGCTCTTCACGGAGATATCCAGCGGCTTTGCCCTCCACGAAATGATATTAGATGACCGGGGCAACCCCGTGGATTACCGGTTCATCGAGGTTAACCCCGCATTCGAGAATCTCACCGGCCTCAGGGATGTCATCGGCAAAACGGTCCGGGAAGTCATACCCGGCATCGATTCATTCTGGATCGAGTCCTATGGCAGGGTGGTCAGGTCAGGAACAGCTGAAGTGTTTGAGAACTATGTGGAGCAGCTGGACCGCTGGTATGAAACACGGGCCTATCCCCGGGGCGGCAACATGTTTGTCGCTATCTTCAACGATATAACCGACCGCAAGCGGGCCGAGAAGGCCCTTCTGGAAAAAACGGAAGAGCTGAATCGCTATTTCAACGTCAACCTCGATCTGCTCTGCATTGCCAATACGGAAGGGTATTTCCTGCGGATCAACCCGGAATGGGAAAATGCCCTCGGGTACCGCCTGGAGGACCTTGAAGGCAGGCGGTTCCTCGATTTCGTCCATCCCGATGACCTGGCGGGAACCCTGGCTGCGACAGCGGATCTGTCCCGGAAAAAGGATGTCCTGAATTTCATAAACAGGTACCGGAGAATCGACGGAACCTACCGCTGGATCGAATGGCGCTCCGCTTCTCCCGACGGTATCCATATCTATGCCGCCGCCCGGGACATCACGGAGCAGTATCGTGTTTCCGGGGAACTGCGTAGAGAAAAGGAAACCGCCCAGAAGTACCTTGATATCGCCGGGGTCATGTTCGTTGCCATCGATGACGATCAGAGAGTCTCCCTTATCAACCGCAAGGGATGCGAGATCCTCGGGTATTCCTATGAGGAGATCATGGGTAAAAAGTGGTTTGATACGTTCGTTCATGAAAGAATCAGGGAAGAGATGAAGGACGTTTTTAATCGATTGATCAAGGGCGATATCTCACCGGTTGAATATTATGAAAATTCCGTGGTGACCGCCTCCGGAGAAGAGCGCCTGATCGCCTGGCACAATACCGTAATCAAGGATGCCTCCGGCGCGATCACCGGCACCCTGAGCTCGGGGGAGGACATCACGGAGAAGAAAAAATCGGAGGACGACCTCCACGGCCAGCTGGCCATCAACATGGCCCTGGCAGGCATTTCAGGCTCCATCATATCACGGTCCTACTCCATTTCGGAAACCGCCTACATGGTCCTGGAATACGCCCGCCTCCTTTCCGACAGCGACCACGGTTTTGTCTCGGAGATCGATCCGGACACCGGCGACGGTATCGGCATTGCCCTGACGGGGATGTTCGGCCCGCCTCCTATCAATGGAGTGCAGAGGCCCGTCCTCGTAAAAAGGGGAGCCGATGGCCGGTATCCCGGGCTCATTGGACATTCCCTCAATACAAGGCGCGAATTCTTCACGAACGATCCCGGGAGCCATCCCGCATCCGGGGAGGATGCCGGCGGCATTCCCCGGTTTTCGCGCTTATTGTCGGTGCCGGTTGTCTACGGGGGCGACCTCGTCGGGCAGATCGCCCTCGCCGATTCGGCGAGGGATTACACCGAGGATGACCTGAAGATGGCCCGCCGCCTCGGGAGCATCTACGCAATGGCCGTGGTCCGCCTCAGGAACGACGCGATGCTCCTGAAGTCGCTGGAGGAAAAGACAGTGCTCATCAAGGAGCTGCACCACCGGGTGAAGAACAACATGCAGGTCGTTTCCAGCCTCATATCGCTCCAGGCGCGCAAGATAGACGACGACAGGTATCGCGGCATATTCATGGAAAGCAGCAACCGCATCCAGGCCATGGCCATGGTGCACGAAAAGATCTATCACTCCGACGACCTGGCCAGGGTCGATTTTTCCCGTTATGTCCGTGAGATTGCCGAGCGCCTTCTCTATTCCTTCAGCCTGGAGCGGCAGCAGGTCGCCCTCGAATTCGACGTGCGGGATGTGTATCTCGGCATCGACCAGGCCATTCCCTGCGGGATCATCCTCAACGAGCTCATCACCAATTCTTTCAAGCACGCTTTTCCCAAAGGCAGGCGCGGCACGCTTTCAATAAGCTTTGTCGCGGAAGGCGATGGAAGGCACAGGCTTGTGGTCCAGGACGATGGTCCCGGCATCCCCGATGACCTGATCAGCTCTGCGGAAAAATCGCTGGGGATGCAGATCGTGACGGCCCTGACCCGGCAACTCAACGGGACCATTGCCGCCGGCAACGCGGGCGGGGCCAGGATCGAGATTGTTTTTTGA
- a CDS encoding MBL fold metallo-hydrolase, which translates to MKLYLLSTAYGSVPRGLFVSGAPWKSVRFPILGFLIERKGELVLFDTGLGERIHDEMKPMKYRQNWIFSKFIMKTKFDPASDPIARQLPGLGFDPQSVKHVILSHLHWDHAGGMLDFPHAEFIIGKREWESATAPDSHRHAYIREQYDRPELRKRLVSADPGKPFLGFPASYDVFGDGNFTLVDLPGHTNGLMGLILTMPSGRKFLLGGDSFYFPENLENRAPKSKLMKKLVHEKDQADITIGKLHDLMTQEPSIEMIGCHDHRIPGRYNLAPQWYD; encoded by the coding sequence ATGAAACTGTATCTTCTCTCAACCGCTTATGGTTCGGTTCCCAGGGGTCTCTTTGTCTCGGGGGCGCCCTGGAAATCGGTCCGTTTCCCCATTCTCGGTTTCCTGATTGAGAGAAAGGGAGAGCTGGTGCTATTCGATACCGGTTTGGGCGAGAGGATTCATGATGAAATGAAGCCCATGAAGTATCGTCAAAACTGGATTTTCAGTAAATTTATCATGAAAACAAAATTCGACCCGGCAAGCGATCCGATCGCGCGTCAGCTTCCCGGGCTCGGATTTGATCCGCAATCCGTGAAGCATGTAATCCTGTCCCACCTACACTGGGACCATGCCGGTGGAATGCTCGATTTCCCTCACGCGGAATTCATTATCGGAAAAAGGGAATGGGAGTCCGCCACTGCCCCGGACTCTCATCGCCATGCCTATATTCGGGAGCAGTATGACAGGCCTGAATTGCGTAAACGGCTGGTATCCGCGGATCCCGGCAAGCCGTTCCTCGGATTCCCGGCGTCCTATGATGTATTCGGTGACGGCAATTTCACGCTGGTTGACCTTCCGGGCCATACCAATGGTCTTATGGGTTTGATTCTTACCATGCCTTCCGGGAGAAAATTTCTGCTGGGTGGTGACTCTTTCTATTTTCCCGAGAACCTGGAAAACAGGGCGCCGAAATCGAAATTGATGAAAAAGCTCGTCCATGAAAAAGACCAGGCTGACATAACGATCGGCAAGCTCCATGATCTCATGACGCAGGAACCGTCAATTGAAATGATCGGGTGCCATGACCACCGGATCCCGGGGAGATATAATCTCGCTCCCCAGTGGTATGATTGA